The following are encoded together in the Aciduricibacillus chroicocephali genome:
- a CDS encoding threonine/serine exporter family protein gives MLDIIAQLVTSFIASAGFAILFNAPKRTLVQCGTIGMLGWILYYLLHESEMDAVGATLAAALLVGVLSQLAARFYKIPIIIFNVAGIIPLVPGGLAYNAMRQFVEDDYNLGLQLATKVMLLSGAIALGLVFSEVAKQIIDKQRKQKRDKERERKLMR, from the coding sequence TTTATCGCTTCAGCCGGCTTTGCGATTTTGTTCAACGCGCCAAAACGGACACTCGTCCAATGCGGAACGATCGGTATGCTCGGCTGGATTTTATATTATTTACTTCATGAAAGTGAGATGGACGCCGTCGGGGCTACACTCGCAGCAGCTTTGCTTGTCGGGGTACTCAGCCAACTGGCAGCCAGATTTTACAAGATTCCAATCATCATCTTCAACGTAGCAGGCATCATCCCCCTTGTTCCGGGAGGACTTGCATACAATGCGATGCGCCAATTCGTTGAGGATGACTACAATCTCGGCCTTCAGCTTGCGACAAAAGTTATGCTCCTGTCCGGTGCGATTGCACTTGGTCTTGTTTTCTCTGAGGTAGCCAAACAGATTATAGATAAACAGAGGAAGCAGAAGAGAGATAAGGAAAGAGAAAGAAAATTGATGCGCTGA
- a CDS encoding efflux RND transporter permease subunit: MKMVHVSVKRPVGVIMIVLAVIALGIVSLRNLAIELFPKIDLPVAVVATTYGDSASADVEKLISRPIEGAVSSVEGIEKVQSQSQPGSSLVIMMFKNGTNLDQALLDVREKVDQAKGGLPDGAGTPNIMRFSPDQLPVMWISLAGKDAESLTQIAEDQVIPYFERQTGVASVTAEGEKEREIQIILDENKMHEKGIDAQVVRQALNSANHASSVGTIQKGTKDLQLRVTGEFVNIEEIRSTVVQNGRGERLHLSDIAKVDDAYKKASTVTLVNGKPSIVLSIMKKTDSNIVEVADEMHAALGDLKKDLPQGVKTKVVLDSSDFIRVSIDSVIQNMIIGGLISVIVLLLFLKSVRATLVIGLSIPIAIISTFALMYFTGETLNVLTLGGLALGIGMMVDSSIVILEHIYSYRQRGFSLYESATKGASELAPAVIASTTTTLVVFFPIIYVKGVASDLFTPLALAVCYSLIASLVVALTLVPMLSSKLLAAAVEDSGRRYWFNSVLNWFTNKYQGALKKVLKFRKTTIFVTLGLTVASLFLIPFIGAEFLPSSDQGQLQIKVETPPGSSLKHTKNITDEVNAKLEKHRDIITTNYTSVGGGGFGRMGGTSNEATFRIELVPAADRTISTDALIQQLNKEMRSIKGADIAISGAEEGMGTGSPVQIELHGLEHEELRYLSDRVLREIADVKGVRNPESSVTAAVPQMAIQVDEEKAADYGLNEEAVASQVEAHFNGQFATRYREAGHEMDVTLYYPKENRQSIKDLKNIDIETPAGTTVKLEDIAFMEEQEGPVTLLRQNQQPQINITSEIGGGRDLKSVTKDIESRLDTIDFPDGYGYEIGGQAADMEKSFHDLGLALIFSIFLVYAVMAVQFENFLYPFIIMFAMPATTIGVFGGLFITGLPLSIPALIGVIMLAGIVVNNSIVLVDYINILRRNGMSRYEAILHAGPSRLRPILMTTLTTVLGMVPLALALGEGAETQQPLAVTIIFGLTVSTIFTLLFVPVVYTLLDDLSDKVMKKRKEKAAEQE, encoded by the coding sequence TTGAAAATGGTACATGTCTCCGTAAAGCGTCCCGTCGGGGTCATTATGATTGTTCTCGCTGTTATTGCGCTTGGAATTGTTTCTCTGCGTAACCTGGCAATCGAACTATTCCCCAAAATCGATTTGCCTGTAGCTGTTGTTGCAACTACATACGGTGACTCGGCTTCAGCTGATGTAGAGAAACTGATTAGCCGTCCGATTGAAGGTGCGGTTAGTTCAGTAGAAGGAATTGAGAAGGTTCAGTCCCAATCACAACCCGGATCATCTCTCGTTATCATGATGTTCAAAAATGGGACAAATCTTGACCAGGCCCTTCTTGATGTCAGGGAAAAGGTGGATCAGGCAAAAGGAGGACTTCCCGATGGTGCAGGCACACCGAATATTATGCGGTTTAGCCCGGATCAGCTGCCTGTCATGTGGATCAGTCTTGCCGGCAAGGACGCCGAAAGCCTGACGCAGATTGCTGAGGATCAGGTAATTCCTTACTTTGAGCGGCAAACAGGTGTCGCATCTGTAACAGCAGAAGGCGAGAAAGAACGAGAAATCCAAATCATCCTGGATGAAAACAAAATGCATGAAAAAGGAATCGATGCCCAGGTTGTCCGCCAGGCATTGAACAGTGCCAATCATGCCAGTTCAGTTGGGACGATTCAAAAAGGTACAAAAGATCTTCAACTCCGGGTGACTGGTGAATTTGTGAATATCGAAGAAATCCGTTCAACTGTTGTCCAGAATGGCAGAGGGGAAAGATTGCATCTCTCTGATATCGCCAAAGTGGATGATGCATACAAAAAGGCGAGTACTGTAACACTCGTAAACGGGAAGCCTTCAATCGTCCTTTCCATTATGAAGAAAACAGACAGCAATATCGTAGAAGTAGCGGATGAAATGCACGCTGCACTCGGTGATTTGAAAAAAGATTTGCCGCAAGGGGTCAAGACAAAAGTTGTTCTCGATTCCTCTGATTTTATCCGGGTGTCAATTGATTCAGTCATCCAGAATATGATTATTGGCGGTCTGATTTCTGTTATAGTTCTGCTTCTGTTCTTGAAAAGTGTACGGGCGACACTCGTTATCGGCCTGTCGATTCCGATTGCAATTATTTCCACATTTGCCCTCATGTACTTTACAGGTGAAACGCTGAACGTTTTAACGCTTGGAGGCCTTGCACTTGGAATCGGGATGATGGTCGACAGTTCCATTGTCATTCTTGAACATATCTATTCATACAGACAGCGCGGTTTCTCTCTGTATGAATCAGCAACTAAAGGAGCTTCTGAGCTTGCACCTGCCGTTATCGCTTCAACGACGACGACATTGGTTGTATTCTTCCCGATCATTTATGTGAAAGGGGTCGCATCGGATCTCTTTACACCGCTTGCTCTTGCGGTTTGTTATTCGTTGATCGCTTCGCTCGTTGTAGCGCTGACGCTAGTTCCAATGCTATCTTCCAAGCTGTTAGCAGCGGCGGTTGAGGATAGTGGCAGACGATACTGGTTCAATAGTGTGCTCAATTGGTTCACGAATAAATATCAGGGAGCGCTCAAAAAAGTCCTTAAGTTCAGAAAGACAACTATTTTTGTAACACTCGGGCTCACTGTGGCAAGTCTTTTCCTAATTCCTTTCATTGGCGCGGAATTCTTGCCGTCGAGTGATCAGGGGCAGCTGCAGATTAAGGTGGAAACACCACCAGGCAGCTCTTTAAAGCATACGAAGAATATTACTGACGAAGTAAATGCGAAGTTGGAAAAGCATAGAGACATCATCACGACGAATTATACAAGTGTTGGTGGCGGTGGTTTTGGAAGGATGGGCGGAACGAGTAATGAAGCGACGTTCCGTATCGAACTTGTCCCGGCAGCTGACAGAACCATTTCAACTGATGCATTGATCCAGCAGCTCAATAAAGAGATGCGTAGTATCAAAGGAGCCGATATCGCAATAAGCGGAGCGGAAGAAGGAATGGGTACTGGAAGTCCGGTTCAAATCGAGTTGCATGGCCTGGAACATGAGGAGCTGCGCTATCTGTCAGATCGTGTACTCCGTGAAATTGCAGATGTGAAAGGTGTTCGCAACCCGGAATCTTCCGTTACAGCTGCAGTACCGCAGATGGCGATTCAAGTGGATGAGGAGAAAGCTGCTGACTATGGTCTGAATGAGGAAGCAGTAGCCAGTCAGGTCGAAGCGCATTTCAATGGTCAATTTGCGACGCGCTACCGTGAAGCGGGCCATGAGATGGATGTGACACTCTATTATCCGAAAGAAAACAGACAGAGTATCAAAGACCTGAAAAATATTGATATTGAAACGCCGGCGGGCACAACAGTCAAGTTGGAAGATATCGCCTTTATGGAGGAACAGGAAGGCCCAGTCACACTGTTGAGGCAAAATCAACAGCCGCAAATCAACATCACAAGTGAGATTGGCGGAGGCAGAGACTTGAAAAGTGTAACGAAGGATATTGAGAGCCGTCTCGATACGATAGATTTCCCAGACGGTTACGGATATGAAATTGGTGGCCAGGCAGCCGACATGGAAAAATCATTCCATGACCTTGGTTTGGCGCTCATATTCTCGATTTTCCTCGTCTATGCTGTAATGGCTGTTCAATTTGAGAACTTCCTCTATCCGTTCATTATCATGTTCGCGATGCCTGCTACGACAATTGGGGTATTCGGAGGTTTGTTCATCACCGGATTGCCGTTGAGTATACCAGCTCTAATTGGAGTGATCATGCTTGCCGGGATTGTCGTGAACAACTCAATTGTTCTTGTGGACTATATCAATATACTGCGACGCAACGGCATGAGTCGATATGAGGCAATTCTTCATGCTGGACCGAGCAGGCTTCGTCCGATTCTTATGACGACACTCACAACTGTGCTCGGCATGGTTCCCCTCGCACTTGCACTTGGAGAAGGGGCGGAAACACAGCAGCCCCTTGCCGTCACAATCATTTTTGGACTGACGGTATCGACGATCTTTACATTGCTATTCGTTCCAGTTGTCTATACATTGCTTGACGACCTCTCGGATAAAGTGATGAAGAAGAGAAAAGAGAAAGCTGCGGAACAGGAATAA
- a CDS encoding competence protein ComK produces the protein MVTRNTKALLTVNEGQYRTKILEFEKECYSIQKPLHILEKSCLRFGATLAGRRRAAASLLGTNNMLPAPVKPLYGLYMFPIASDKNEHNIWLSYYAIKHCVSLGKYAMIHFNDDSTLEVHVSARIIDNQRKKTAQVIAGMAYQLFLNPDEG, from the coding sequence ATCGTAACGAGAAATACAAAAGCGCTCCTTACAGTAAATGAAGGTCAATACAGGACTAAAATACTTGAATTTGAGAAAGAATGCTATTCTATCCAAAAACCTTTGCATATACTTGAGAAAAGCTGCCTTCGGTTTGGCGCGACACTGGCAGGGAGGAGGCGTGCAGCCGCATCACTGCTCGGTACGAACAACATGCTGCCTGCACCGGTCAAGCCGCTGTACGGACTGTATATGTTCCCGATTGCATCGGACAAGAACGAACATAATATTTGGCTATCCTACTACGCAATTAAGCACTGCGTATCATTGGGCAAATATGCAATGATTCATTTCAATGATGATTCGACTCTGGAAGTTCATGTTTCCGCCCGAATCATCGACAATCAGCGGAAAAAGACGGCTCAAGTGATTGCCGGCATGGCCTATCAGTTGTTTTTGAATCCTGATGAAGGATGA
- a CDS encoding YjfB family protein, giving the protein MDVAALSISMSNAQLRNDTSIALMSKAMQVFSQQSTDLVDLMTDQGPAAPHPVAGNRIDTQA; this is encoded by the coding sequence ATGGATGTTGCCGCTCTTTCCATATCCATGTCAAATGCACAATTGCGAAATGATACAAGCATTGCGCTCATGAGCAAGGCAATGCAGGTGTTCTCGCAACAAAGTACGGACCTCGTTGATTTGATGACAGACCAAGGGCCAGCCGCTCCTCATCCTGTCGCTGGCAACCGTATCGATACACAAGCATGA
- the fabZ gene encoding 3-hydroxyacyl-ACP dehydratase FabZ, which produces MHKPRRDYIVEIEEIKQIIPHRYPFLLVDKVLEVEEGSRVVAIKNVSINEPFFQGHFPDYPVMPGVLIVEAMAQVGAIAMLGKEENKGKIGFLAGVDKCRFKRQVKPGDQLKLEVEITRLKGAIGKGKGRATVDGEVACEAEIMFAIQ; this is translated from the coding sequence ATGCATAAACCAAGGAGAGATTACATAGTGGAAATTGAAGAAATCAAACAGATTATCCCGCATCGCTACCCATTTTTGCTTGTGGACAAAGTTCTTGAAGTAGAAGAGGGCAGTCGTGTAGTTGCAATTAAAAATGTTTCAATCAATGAACCGTTCTTCCAAGGACATTTCCCGGATTATCCTGTTATGCCAGGTGTCCTGATAGTAGAAGCAATGGCACAAGTTGGAGCAATAGCAATGCTTGGCAAAGAAGAGAACAAAGGTAAGATCGGTTTTCTTGCGGGTGTTGACAAATGCCGTTTCAAACGTCAGGTGAAGCCGGGTGACCAGTTGAAGCTTGAAGTGGAAATCACACGTTTGAAGGGTGCAATTGGCAAAGGTAAAGGACGCGCAACAGTTGACGGGGAAGTTGCCTGCGAAGCGGAAATCATGTTTGCTATACAATAA
- a CDS encoding lmo0937 family membrane protein translates to MLWTIFVILLILWILGFSFKIGGGLIHILLVIAVIVLIVRLVTGRTP, encoded by the coding sequence ATGCTTTGGACAATTTTCGTCATCCTGCTTATCCTATGGATTCTCGGATTCTCGTTCAAAATTGGCGGCGGACTTATTCACATCTTGCTCGTTATCGCTGTAATCGTGTTGATCGTTCGTCTTGTCACTGGACGAACTCCGTAG
- a CDS encoding SDR family NAD(P)-dependent oxidoreductase codes for MGRLQDKIAVITGGASGMGAAMAKLFAKEGATVIAADINEDNLKKIAEQENVEGLRLDVTSDEGWADFVKTVIDKYGRIDILINNAGITSNKPLDQITEQDWTLLHKINSFGPFLGIKHVGEEMKKAGKGAIVNTSSYTAIIGSGFNPYSASKGSLRAIAKAAAVELGPHNIRVNTVFPGVIETPMIAGIGEYKEAMDRLIQATPMKRLGQPEEVANAILFLASDEASYINGGELVIDGGYAAQ; via the coding sequence ATGGGCAGATTACAGGACAAAATCGCAGTAATTACAGGGGGCGCTTCTGGTATGGGAGCGGCAATGGCAAAGCTTTTTGCCAAAGAAGGTGCAACAGTCATCGCTGCTGATATCAACGAAGACAACCTAAAGAAAATCGCAGAACAAGAGAATGTCGAAGGACTTCGTCTTGACGTAACTTCAGATGAAGGCTGGGCTGACTTTGTCAAAACAGTCATCGATAAATATGGCCGTATTGATATTCTAATTAACAATGCAGGCATTACATCAAACAAGCCACTTGATCAGATTACTGAACAAGATTGGACATTGTTGCATAAAATCAACTCATTTGGTCCTTTCCTCGGCATCAAGCATGTCGGTGAAGAAATGAAAAAAGCTGGAAAAGGTGCAATCGTCAACACATCTTCATACACAGCCATTATCGGATCTGGCTTCAATCCATATTCAGCATCAAAAGGCTCTTTGCGCGCAATCGCAAAAGCAGCTGCTGTTGAACTCGGACCACATAACATCCGAGTGAACACTGTATTCCCTGGTGTCATCGAAACACCTATGATTGCAGGAATTGGTGAATATAAAGAAGCAATGGACCGTTTGATCCAAGCAACACCTATGAAACGACTCGGACAGCCTGAAGAAGTAGCCAACGCCATCCTCTTCCTAGCATCCGACGAAGCTTCCTACATCAACGGCGGCGAACTCGTAATCGACGGAGGATACGCTGCGCAGTAA
- a CDS encoding YdhK family protein encodes MKLKKLTFGIVLILMLILTACGQNNGANDKKEEKQQTTENENKTEKVSKTDHSDMEEDHSMMEHSDSGEIPKGLKEAQNPKYPVSGKAMIETDHMEGMKGAEATIVGAFDTTAYVVSYDPTTGGKRVENHKWVVQQEIKDAGDKDLKPGDKVVIVADHMKGMEGANAVIDSAEQTTVYMIDYDPTTGGKEVKNHKWVTEDELSPVK; translated from the coding sequence ATGAAATTGAAAAAGCTTACTTTTGGTATTGTTTTGATCCTCATGTTAATTCTCACGGCATGTGGCCAAAATAATGGAGCAAATGACAAAAAAGAAGAAAAGCAGCAAACGACTGAAAATGAAAACAAGACAGAAAAAGTTTCGAAAACGGACCACTCCGATATGGAAGAAGACCATAGTATGATGGAACATTCCGATTCTGGAGAAATCCCTAAAGGGCTAAAGGAAGCACAAAATCCCAAATACCCTGTCAGCGGCAAAGCGATGATTGAGACGGATCACATGGAAGGCATGAAAGGTGCAGAAGCAACAATCGTCGGAGCTTTTGATACAACGGCATACGTTGTTTCATATGATCCGACTACAGGTGGAAAAAGGGTAGAGAATCATAAATGGGTGGTTCAACAGGAAATAAAAGATGCTGGCGATAAAGATCTAAAGCCTGGAGATAAAGTTGTCATTGTAGCGGATCATATGAAAGGCATGGAAGGTGCAAATGCTGTAATCGATTCTGCTGAACAGACTACTGTTTACATGATCGATTATGATCCAACAACCGGGGGAAAAGAAGTTAAGAATCATAAATGGGTGACTGAGGATGAATTGTCGCCTGTGAAGTAA
- a CDS encoding DNA-directed RNA polymerase subunit beta, protein MSAAVDRVPASGKPAPAKGSRKQKRVEKGHSQSIPIWLRIVLLLTISLMALLIGAIIGYGVVGDGVPTDALKFDTWSHIVDLVTSRE, encoded by the coding sequence ATGAGTGCTGCGGTTGATCGGGTGCCTGCTTCGGGCAAACCTGCTCCGGCGAAAGGCTCCCGAAAGCAGAAGAGGGTAGAAAAGGGACATTCTCAGTCCATCCCTATATGGCTGCGAATTGTGTTGCTACTTACTATTAGTCTCATGGCGCTTCTGATTGGAGCTATTATTGGTTACGGTGTCGTTGGTGATGGAGTACCGACAGATGCATTGAAATTTGATACTTGGAGCCATATCGTTGATTTGGTGACGAGTAGGGAGTAA
- a CDS encoding flagellar hook-basal body protein: protein MSQTMIQAAVTMGQLQNKLDLIGNNLANTNTAGYKGKQSDFSSLLYREINNLTAPENAVGRLSPDMIRTGTGARLGAISLNMSQGTVKETGRTLDAALNKKNLLFQVQQTRNGNTETLYTRDGSFYLNPANQNGDLMLVTKDGDPVLGKNGPIVIQPGFQDVAFKSNGDIVVTRNGEQQVEGQLDVVEAVRPRFLESASGNMFRLPESANANEIIRPIAGGDEELLTGGALEMANVDIAKELTDMTSAQRAYSFNARTLTMGDQMEGLVNQLR, encoded by the coding sequence ATGTCTCAGACGATGATACAGGCAGCGGTCACAATGGGCCAGCTGCAGAACAAACTGGACTTGATCGGCAATAATTTGGCGAACACGAATACAGCGGGGTACAAAGGGAAACAGTCGGACTTTTCCTCCTTGCTTTATCGTGAAATCAATAACCTGACGGCTCCTGAAAACGCGGTAGGCCGGCTTTCACCGGATATGATCCGTACAGGTACAGGCGCGCGTCTTGGGGCTATCAGTCTGAATATGAGCCAGGGAACAGTCAAGGAAACAGGAAGAACGCTGGATGCTGCATTGAATAAGAAGAATCTTCTTTTCCAGGTTCAGCAGACGCGTAATGGAAATACAGAAACGCTTTATACGAGAGACGGTTCATTTTATCTGAACCCAGCTAATCAAAATGGGGATCTCATGCTTGTTACGAAGGATGGCGATCCAGTACTTGGTAAGAACGGGCCGATTGTCATTCAGCCAGGATTCCAGGATGTTGCTTTCAAATCGAATGGCGATATCGTCGTAACGCGTAATGGCGAACAACAAGTCGAAGGCCAACTTGATGTTGTGGAAGCTGTACGTCCACGCTTCCTTGAATCTGCCTCAGGCAATATGTTCCGTCTGCCGGAATCGGCTAACGCTAATGAAATCATTCGTCCGATTGCGGGCGGAGATGAAGAGCTCCTTACGGGGGGCGCTTTGGAAATGGCCAATGTTGATATTGCCAAAGAACTGACAGATATGACATCTGCTCAGCGAGCTTATTCCTTTAACGCCCGTACACTTACAATGGGCGATCAGATGGAAGGGCTTGTGAATCAGCTGAGATAA
- a CDS encoding flagellar hook-basal body protein, with the protein MLRGFYTAASGMIAQQRQQEAMSNNIANVNTPGYRADRGVLKAFPEMLMERMQSKEIPVKRGLDVAANQRIGSMNTGVYVQEVLPDFSQGDLRETGVSTDLAIMQGNVPDENGSVFFTVEKNGEQRFTRNGNFTVDEQGYLVTNQGYYVLDGNGGRIQTDGMDFTVSDEGVIDLEGRQVPLGLSYVENTNQLAKEGEDMFRGEGTPLPGNAQVAVRQGELEGSNVDVMQEMTRMMDSYRVYETNQRVLKAYDESMGKAVSEIGRIG; encoded by the coding sequence TTGCTTAGAGGATTTTATACAGCGGCGAGCGGCATGATTGCCCAACAGCGCCAACAGGAAGCAATGTCCAATAATATTGCAAACGTCAATACACCGGGCTACCGTGCTGACCGCGGTGTTCTGAAGGCTTTCCCGGAAATGCTTATGGAGCGCATGCAGTCTAAAGAGATTCCCGTGAAGCGCGGACTTGATGTCGCAGCGAACCAGCGAATCGGGTCTATGAACACAGGTGTTTATGTTCAGGAAGTCTTACCTGATTTTTCACAGGGCGATTTGCGCGAAACAGGTGTCTCGACGGATCTTGCTATTATGCAGGGGAATGTGCCGGATGAAAATGGAAGTGTCTTTTTCACGGTGGAGAAGAACGGTGAACAGCGCTTTACACGAAACGGTAATTTCACAGTCGATGAACAAGGCTATCTCGTCACAAATCAAGGCTATTATGTGCTTGATGGGAATGGCGGAAGAATTCAGACTGACGGCATGGATTTCACAGTAAGTGATGAAGGGGTCATTGACCTTGAAGGCCGTCAAGTGCCTCTTGGATTGTCTTACGTAGAGAATACGAATCAACTTGCCAAGGAAGGCGAGGACATGTTCCGCGGTGAAGGTACACCGTTGCCTGGGAATGCACAAGTCGCAGTCCGCCAAGGTGAATTGGAAGGTTCGAATGTAGACGTCATGCAAGAAATGACACGGATGATGGATTCTTATCGGGTTTATGAAACGAATCAGCGTGTGCTAAAAGCTTATGATGAGAGTATGGGCAAGGCCGTATCAGAAATCGGCCGCATCGGCTAG
- a CDS encoding rod shape-determining protein yields the protein MFARDIGIDLGTANVLIHVKGKGIVLNEPSVVAMDKNTGKVLEVGTEAYRMVGRTPGNIEAIRPLKDGVIADFDVTEAMLRHFINKIDVKGFFTKPRMLICCPTNITKVEQKAIKEAAEKSGGKKVYLEEEPKVAAIGAGMEIFQPSGNMVVDIGGGTTDVAVLSMGNIVTAQSIKMAGDKFDQEILQHIKRTYKLLIGERTAETIKINVATVFPGSREEEIEIRGRDMVSGLPRTITVGSAEIEEALRESVALIVQAAKTVLEHTPPELSADIIDRGVILTGGGALIHGIDQLLAEELKVPVLIADEPIHCVAKGTGILLENIDKAEKSKVI from the coding sequence ATGTTCGCGAGAGATATTGGAATAGATCTGGGTACAGCCAACGTGCTGATCCATGTGAAAGGTAAAGGAATTGTCCTAAATGAACCATCAGTAGTTGCAATGGACAAAAATACTGGAAAAGTGCTTGAAGTCGGTACGGAGGCATACCGCATGGTCGGACGTACGCCAGGTAATATTGAGGCGATTCGCCCACTTAAAGACGGGGTCATTGCCGATTTTGATGTTACTGAGGCTATGCTGCGCCACTTCATTAATAAAATTGATGTAAAAGGTTTCTTCACGAAGCCGCGGATGCTGATCTGCTGCCCGACGAATATTACGAAAGTCGAGCAGAAGGCTATCAAGGAAGCGGCTGAGAAATCAGGCGGCAAGAAAGTTTACCTTGAGGAGGAACCGAAAGTGGCAGCGATTGGAGCCGGCATGGAGATTTTCCAGCCGAGCGGTAATATGGTAGTGGATATTGGTGGCGGTACGACAGATGTCGCTGTTCTATCCATGGGTAATATCGTAACGGCCCAGTCCATCAAAATGGCCGGTGACAAGTTCGACCAGGAAATTTTGCAGCATATTAAGAGAACATATAAGCTTCTGATCGGTGAACGTACAGCTGAGACGATTAAGATCAATGTCGCAACAGTTTTCCCAGGTTCTCGAGAAGAAGAAATCGAAATTCGCGGCCGTGATATGGTTTCTGGCTTGCCACGAACAATTACAGTCGGTTCTGCTGAGATTGAAGAAGCACTTCGTGAATCAGTTGCACTCATTGTTCAGGCTGCGAAGACAGTGCTTGAACATACACCACCAGAACTTTCTGCTGATATCATCGACCGCGGTGTTATTCTGACAGGGGGCGGCGCGCTTATTCACGGAATCGACCAACTGCTTGCGGAAGAATTGAAAGTGCCGGTTCTCATTGCGGACGAGCCGATTCATTGTGTAGCAAAAGGTACCGGAATTTTGCTTGAAAATATTGATAAAGCGGAGAAGTCAAAGGTTATCTGA
- the spoIIID gene encoding sporulation transcriptional regulator SpoIIID: protein MHDYIRERTLRIGEHLVETRKTVRTIAKEFGVSKSTVHKDLTERLPEIHPDLAKQVKEILEYHKSIRHLRGGEATKKKYRDGAEFCLLERERVNRPPQVT from the coding sequence GTGCATGATTACATCAGGGAAAGGACTCTGCGAATCGGGGAACATCTTGTGGAGACACGGAAAACAGTGAGGACGATTGCAAAAGAATTCGGTGTTTCCAAGAGCACTGTCCATAAAGATTTGACGGAGCGGCTGCCCGAGATTCATCCAGACCTTGCTAAGCAGGTGAAGGAGATTCTTGAGTATCATAAATCAATCCGTCATCTGCGCGGCGGTGAAGCAACGAAGAAGAAATACCGAGATGGAGCGGAGTTCTGCCTCCTGGAAAGAGAGCGAGTCAATAGACCGCCGCAAGTGACCTGA
- a CDS encoding ABC transporter ATP-binding protein yields the protein MYVQISDLAFSHHGSKEMTIEKFNLDIERGEIISILGESGCGKSTLLRLLAGLEMPQSGRIVIGGKTIVDNSHFVMPEKRGVGMVFQDYALFPHMTVEENIRFGLKKMKSGDKRQRVKEVLELVRMERFKKRYPHELSGGQQQRIALARAIAPEPSLLLLDEPFSNLDADLQIKIRNELREIIKKAGTTTIFVTHDYKDSIAMADRIFTMRHGAPHVWDSLCTAEEIAAPAEQQEHQLRPILQTTEK from the coding sequence ATGTATGTACAAATCAGCGATCTTGCATTCTCACACCATGGTTCGAAAGAAATGACAATCGAAAAGTTCAACTTGGATATTGAAAGAGGCGAGATCATCTCCATACTCGGTGAAAGTGGCTGCGGAAAGAGCACATTGCTTCGTCTGTTGGCAGGTCTGGAAATGCCGCAGAGTGGGCGAATTGTAATTGGCGGCAAAACAATTGTCGACAACTCCCATTTTGTCATGCCTGAAAAGAGAGGCGTCGGCATGGTGTTCCAGGACTATGCGCTTTTTCCTCATATGACAGTGGAAGAAAACATACGCTTTGGATTGAAGAAGATGAAGTCAGGCGACAAACGTCAGCGAGTGAAGGAAGTTCTGGAACTTGTCCGAATGGAACGGTTCAAAAAGCGCTATCCGCATGAACTCTCGGGCGGGCAGCAGCAGAGGATCGCACTTGCGAGAGCAATTGCCCCGGAACCGTCATTGCTGCTGCTTGATGAACCTTTTAGCAATCTCGATGCCGATCTTCAGATCAAGATTCGCAATGAGCTTAGAGAGATTATCAAAAAAGCAGGGACGACAACAATTTTTGTTACTCATGATTATAAGGATTCAATCGCGATGGCAGATAGGATTTTTACTATGCGTCATGGAGCACCGCATGTGTGGGATTCATTGTGTACTGCGGAGGAAATTGCTGCGCCAGCCGAACAGCAAGAACATCAATTGCGCCCGATTTTGCAAACAACGGAGAAGTAA